Proteins found in one Rhodovulum sp. MB263 genomic segment:
- a CDS encoding DUF934 domain-containing protein: MSTAILVTDAGFTPTDPAEHWLPPADLDSSPELCDPVRVVLTPEADPDLLGPHLARIVAIRIVFPAVADGRGFTLARRLRRMGFAGRLRAAGQLIPEQYPMARACGFDEVEIDADRALRQPEADWQKAAGRQGYLARLRRASAA; encoded by the coding sequence ATGAGCACGGCAATTCTCGTCACCGATGCGGGCTTTACACCCACGGATCCCGCAGAGCACTGGCTGCCCCCGGCCGATCTCGACAGCAGCCCGGAGCTGTGCGATCCGGTCCGGGTCGTCCTGACCCCGGAAGCCGATCCGGACCTTCTGGGGCCGCATCTCGCGCGAATCGTGGCGATCCGGATCGTCTTTCCGGCGGTTGCGGACGGGCGCGGCTTCACCCTCGCACGCAGGCTGCGGCGGATGGGCTTTGCCGGGCGGCTGCGTGCCGCCGGGCAGCTCATCCCCGAGCAATATCCTATGGCGCGGGCCTGCGGCTTCGACGAGGTCGAGATCGATGCCGACCGCGCCCTTCGCCAGCCCGAAGCCGACTGGCAGAAGGCCGCCGGACGGCAGGGCTATCTGGCGCGGCTCCGGCGCGCCTCGGCGGCGTAA
- a CDS encoding phosphoadenylyl-sulfate reductase produces MRPETGFERGQPQLAALNRHLDGATPQQVLAEMAERYAGRLALVSSFGAESVVLLHMVAELDPGLPVLFLETEMLFPETLAYQREVAEALGLTGVRALRPDAEALELHDPAGDLHRSDPDLCCHLRKTEPLERALAGFGAWITGRKRHQTRERQAMHVCETDEAGRVKINPLHAWGREDVAAYMARHDLPRHPLVSRGYPSIGCAPCTSRVAPGEDPRAGRWRGQDKQECGIHLVNGRFVRMGAEDVA; encoded by the coding sequence ATGCGGCCTGAGACCGGGTTCGAACGGGGGCAACCGCAACTTGCGGCGCTGAACCGCCATCTGGACGGCGCGACGCCGCAACAGGTGCTGGCCGAGATGGCCGAAAGATATGCCGGCCGGCTGGCACTGGTCTCGTCCTTCGGGGCGGAATCGGTCGTGCTTCTGCATATGGTGGCCGAGCTCGATCCCGGCCTGCCGGTGCTGTTTCTGGAAACCGAGATGCTGTTCCCCGAGACGCTGGCCTATCAGCGTGAGGTCGCGGAGGCGCTGGGGCTGACCGGGGTGCGCGCCCTGCGGCCCGACGCCGAGGCGCTCGAGCTGCACGACCCGGCCGGCGATCTGCATCGCAGCGATCCCGATCTCTGCTGCCATCTGCGCAAGACCGAGCCGCTGGAACGCGCGCTGGCGGGCTTCGGCGCCTGGATCACCGGGCGCAAGCGCCACCAGACCCGCGAACGCCAGGCGATGCATGTCTGCGAGACCGACGAGGCCGGACGGGTCAAGATCAACCCGCTCCATGCCTGGGGCCGCGAGGATGTGGCCGCCTATATGGCGCGTCACGACCTGCCCCGGCATCCGCTGGTCTCGCGCGGCTATCCCTCGATCGGCTGCGCGCCCTGCACCAGCCGCGTCGCCCCGGGCGAGGACCCGCGCGCGGGCCGCTGGCGCGGTCAGGACAAGCAGGAATGCGGCATTCACCTGGTCAACGGCCGCTTCGTGCGGATGGGGGCGGAGGACGTGGCATGA
- a CDS encoding nitrite/sulfite reductase yields MYAYSDFDESFVRDRVRQFRDQVARRIDGRLTEDEFKPLRLMNGLYLQLHAYMLRVAIPYGTLDARQMRQLAAISERWDRGYGHFTTRQNIQFNWPKLGDVPDMLDALADVGMHAIQTSGNCVRNVTSDHFAGAAADEIADPRPYAELLRQWSSDHPEFQYLPRKFKIAITGATADRAVTRAHDIGLRVVARDGAVGFQVSVGGGLGRTPMIGRIIRDFLPEADLVPYVEAVLGVYNQLGRRDNKYKARIKIAVHEMGLDTIRDLVEARFAETRSEFPGAEAALAEIRAAFRAPGFRAGGTAIPSGSPAFRAWADTNLAAHRRGDHAIVTVSLKTPGQQPGDASADQMRVIADLAETYGYDEIRISHRQNVILPHVRKDDLPAVFEALAAAGLAAANAGLISDIIACPGMDYCALATARSIPVAQEIAVLFETLDLAHEVGPLRLNVSGCINACGHHHVADIGILGLERAGAETYQITLGGDPTERIAIGERTGPGFAADEIVGAVERIVMAYLERRESRDETFADAYRRLGLAPFQEALYTEGSKEDAA; encoded by the coding sequence ATGTACGCCTATTCCGATTTCGACGAGAGTTTCGTGCGCGACCGCGTGCGCCAGTTCCGCGACCAGGTCGCGCGCCGGATCGACGGCCGCCTGACCGAGGACGAGTTCAAGCCGCTCCGGCTGATGAACGGGCTTTATCTGCAGCTTCACGCCTACATGCTGCGCGTGGCCATTCCCTATGGCACGCTCGATGCGCGCCAGATGCGCCAGCTTGCGGCGATCTCGGAACGCTGGGACCGCGGCTATGGCCATTTCACCACCCGCCAGAACATCCAGTTCAACTGGCCCAAGCTCGGCGACGTGCCCGACATGCTCGACGCGCTGGCCGATGTCGGCATGCATGCGATCCAGACCTCGGGCAATTGCGTGCGCAACGTCACCTCGGATCATTTCGCGGGGGCTGCCGCCGACGAGATCGCCGATCCGCGCCCCTATGCCGAGCTGTTGCGGCAATGGTCGAGCGACCATCCCGAGTTCCAGTACCTGCCGCGCAAGTTCAAGATCGCGATCACCGGCGCCACCGCCGACCGCGCCGTGACGCGTGCCCATGATATCGGGCTGCGCGTCGTGGCACGCGACGGCGCCGTGGGCTTTCAGGTCAGCGTCGGCGGCGGGCTCGGCCGCACGCCGATGATCGGCCGCATCATCCGCGACTTCCTGCCCGAGGCCGATCTGGTGCCTTATGTCGAGGCGGTGCTGGGCGTCTACAACCAGCTCGGCCGGCGCGACAACAAATACAAGGCCCGGATCAAGATCGCGGTCCACGAGATGGGGCTCGACACCATCCGCGATCTGGTCGAGGCACGCTTTGCCGAGACCCGGTCCGAATTTCCCGGCGCCGAAGCCGCCCTGGCCGAAATCCGCGCGGCCTTCCGCGCGCCCGGGTTCCGCGCGGGCGGTACCGCGATCCCGTCGGGCAGCCCCGCCTTCCGGGCCTGGGCCGACACCAACCTTGCCGCCCACCGGCGCGGGGATCATGCCATCGTCACCGTCTCGCTGAAGACGCCGGGCCAGCAGCCGGGCGATGCCAGCGCCGATCAGATGCGGGTCATCGCCGATCTGGCCGAGACCTATGGCTATGACGAGATCCGGATCAGCCACCGCCAGAACGTGATCCTGCCCCATGTCCGCAAGGACGACCTGCCGGCGGTCTTCGAGGCGCTGGCGGCGGCGGGGCTGGCGGCGGCCAATGCCGGGCTGATCTCGGACATCATCGCCTGCCCCGGCATGGATTACTGCGCCCTGGCCACGGCCCGCTCGATCCCGGTCGCGCAGGAGATCGCGGTTCTCTTCGAGACTCTCGATCTGGCCCATGAGGTCGGCCCGCTCCGGCTGAACGTCTCGGGCTGCATCAATGCCTGCGGCCATCACCATGTCGCCGATATCGGCATTCTCGGGCTCGAACGCGCGGGCGCCGAGACCTATCAGATCACGCTGGGGGGCGATCCGACGGAGCGGATCGCCATCGGCGAGCGCACCGGTCCGGGCTTTGCCGCGGACGAGATCGTGGGCGCGGTGGAACGTATCGTGATGGCCTATCTGGAGCGGCGTGAAAGCCGGGACGAGACCTTTGCAGACGCCTATCGGCGGCTGGGGCTCGCCCCCTTCCAGGAGGCGCTTTATACCGAGGGGAGCAAGGAAGATGCGGCCTGA
- a CDS encoding DUF2849 domain-containing protein, which yields MKRRFHPSVVTANDLFEGHPVWRTAEGRWSATIREAEVLNTPEAAEARLAEAAAEAGQVVGPYLAEVATTPRGPAPLHFREVFRVRGPARPQPDSHDQRPGD from the coding sequence GTGAAACGCCGCTTCCATCCCAGCGTCGTCACCGCCAACGACCTGTTCGAGGGCCATCCGGTCTGGCGCACCGCCGAGGGCCGCTGGTCGGCCACGATCCGCGAAGCCGAGGTGCTGAACACCCCCGAGGCCGCCGAGGCCCGCCTCGCCGAGGCCGCAGCCGAGGCCGGTCAGGTCGTCGGCCCCTATCTGGCCGAGGTCGCGACCACACCCCGCGGCCCCGCGCCACTGCATTTCCGCGAGGTTTTCCGCGTCCGCGGCCCCGCGCGCCCCCAGCCTGACAGCCACGACCAGCGCCCCGGAGACTGA